DNA sequence from the Glycine soja cultivar W05 chromosome 18, ASM419377v2, whole genome shotgun sequence genome:
aatagataaaaaatgtaaacaatCTCCTGTGCATAGAGGGAATGTTAAGGTTCAAATTTTGCACCATATTCAAAAAGCTAAGAGCCAGTTCTGCACCAGAAAATCAAATCTGAATATGTTAACTACCAAAATCTTCCAGAATCCTTGatcattcaaatttaaaataaaaggcaaACAATAGACTTGTTCTCAACACTAAATCtgcaaaaataataatcaatttccTGAGTACACTAAATGATATTATATCATAATGGCcaaattaatacatatatagtAATGTTAAAGTaaacaaatataacaataaaaattagaaatcccaattttaattaatgtactGAACAAGATTCTCAACTGAAAGTTTACTACCCACATGCTAGTACtaatatactaatatattaaatataagaaaaagtgGTCACAAACAATCACATAACTGACATAAGCCACTCTTGCTACCAATTAGGTCCCTGATGTTAACTATGTTAACTTAGATTCtacatattcattttaatttatttgcaaGTATATAAGATagcaatataaaatattgagtCTGACAAACCAAGTCTCCCACCCAGATagcaatataaaatattcaatctACATTTAGTGGCCCCCTCAAAtgccaaaagaaaagaaacagagAAATAACCAGACAAAAAGaaaccattattattattattatataataactatttGGATACAAGCTATAATAGTTTTTGGGAGCTTCTCTACTggaaatataaaacttttttataaaaaaaaactcttctaGCCTTGtatctaaacaaaaacaaacatattcaaaattgaaaataccaGTTTAAAGGCTTTATAGGCTTAGGCTCCTAAATGAGCCAACATATATAACCACTAACAGAAGTGTTTCCATGCAATTACCAGCAAGAGAACTCAATCAGGAATAATAGAAAGAAAATGGTATGAATACTTGGAATTGCATAGAAGAAGTCAAATTACATTACGTGCATGAACCCTAAATGAAGTATATATAACGTGTGAAAAACGTACACTTCCTTATTGAAAAAGCTTTGACACCACAACTTCAATAAGAACTTTTCATGCTTCAATTCCCTCCTCATAAATGTGAATTCTCAGATGAACCACAACtgagaaaaataagtttaaaactaAAAGAATAATGTTGTGAATGAACTGATTTGTAAAATACTGAAATTTGAACAAAAGCACAATACTTTATCAATAAGCCACTTTCACTGCTCTGGGTGGCATCATCCAAATCTTAAGCTGCTATTAATGTCATGCCACTTTCCTATTGAACAAAAACGATGATCATCAATGCATTAACCGTTGGaaaaattcttcttttttttaatgggaTAATTGGACACAGCTAGCATTtaccttcaaaattatttttccttgaTCAACATTCATGCCTTCAATTGTTATCTATAGTATCTTAACATACTCAATTATGTACCTGCTCCTCTCCCCTTGCATTTGCTATGAAAATGATTGAGTTTATTGTCATCCATAACACTCAAATTATAGCAAATCACACTGACATTCAGTACCCTTCTCACAATCCACCAACCCCATAAATCAaagaaattaaacttatttgGATGTCTGTGTCTCACCGTAGTAATTCCCTAGTACCATTTCAAGCAAGATTCCCACACTCTTGTAGCCACTGTACATTAAAAGAACAAATTAATAGGTACATAGTAGCTTCTACATTCTACTACTCTGTCACATACGTTTCCTTCCTTgagatcaattatatttttgtatcaAATTTTCAAGAGACTGTATATATATGGTTTAGAGCTACCTTCCACACAAACATTTGTACCTTCCAAGATACCGCTTTTACCTACATCtttttgaagaattgaagttgattTCATTGATATATCTTCCACCTGTTCCACTAGTTTCTGTTCCCATTGAAATAGAAGCCGCCTCCATCTCCATTTTGACTCCCATACTCCATCCACAACACTCTACCATCCTCCAGCTTTACTTCCTTATCTTCTGCTATATTGTATAGTAGTTCTTAAGTGTTATCCTAGGTGTATGgaaataaacaaagaaaatgcaGGACACAACTAGCAAGAAGAACATATGTATAACTTTATGGTGCGATCAAGAGATGCACTGGAAAAGGGAGAACCAATTAACTTTGCATATAGAGacataaataaaagttaaagatAGACAACACCTGGTGTTGTAATATTGTAAATGAGGGGTCTGTTTTTCTCTGTCGTCTGTAAAAGTTTTGTCTAGTCTGCAGAgtagaatttaatattaaaaggaAGGACACTAGCTAGGGCTGGTTAGGAATTGGAAGAAAAATTGCAAACagacaaacaaaaaaagagaaaatgcaaCACCTTTGAGCAAGCTCAACGACAGTGGGTTTAGCAACAGTCTTGGGCTTGGGTTTTTGTTCAATGGAAGTCTCACTTTTTGTGCCATCATAATCCAGAGATTGCCTTGAAGGCCAAGACCCATGAGGGTCAGTTGGTTCGTTCCCTAGGGAGCATTCTGAATCCTTCTCCAATGGAAAATCAGAATCAATGATGGGAGGGACACTTGGAGTACCCAATCCAATGGTGTCATCATCAGGGCAATTCACATTGAGAAGGTGAGCTTGCTTTTGAAGATGAATAGGAGCAACGGCAGCTGGAGTGAGGTTCCTTTGAACACATTTATTAAAACCCATTTCTCTATCTATGAACCTTCAAACAGAGTTGGGAACCTGAATGGTTAGGTTTTGATTGGCCAAACCTGTCTTGAGAAATCCTCCGTGGCCTTGGCATCCAAACAATTCTTCCTCGTCATAGTTATGTGGTATTGGTGAGTCCGAGAAATCAAGGTTGTAGGGAGCAGAGACTTCATCATTGGAGAAATTGGCAACCTCCATGCTTTCCTAACTGTCATCGTGATCTGCAAAGgcgaaaagaagaaaattatgaGAATGAGAATGTGAGTGAGGAATGTAGAGTTGAAGAAGGTGtgaaaagaggagaaagagagagactCGAGGAGAATGTTGACATGAATGAGGACGCGAGTGTAGAGATAAGGTTTGTGACTATAAAGACGAGTTTATGAGAGATAGATAGAGAGGGATACAAATAGAGTTTTGAAGCATTCGACAACAGTTATATAAATGACCGTCATTGACACTACCTTCTAAGATGGTCTTTATAGAATCGTCGTTGTTGAAGTTGATtatattacaaaattgccaccgcacacacattctaagatggtcatTAAGAACCATCGTCGTTTTGCTATCGTagaatgtagttttttttttgtctatgcATTGCCTTTGTGTTTCATTCCAAATCTATACAAGTAATTAGTAATTGTCAATTTATTCATTGAGCACCCCATTTCTATGTTTGTATGAGTCGTTACAATTTGTGTATAACAAAATAATAGGAGTTGGTTGATTTATTTCTCTAATTCTCTACTTCAGTCCTTAATCATCGAGTTTGTAATCACATGGTATGTTTATATGCCATTGTTACACTTAAatgcttgttgttttgttttatttttcgttatatttttctcactttttaccATTAGGCTTATACAATTAAATGCAAACATAACTTGgtttaccttttttttactttaattagtCTTCAATCTTTAACAATTGGTTTTCGTTGTAGGTACAAGTTTTTTATGCACACTTACCAAGTTAAGTCATGTTTCTCAAGCATTGTACTTGAGTCAACAGTTATGTATAATATAGAACTGCCCTAATCGCACTCGTTGTTGTCATTAGTCACCATCTTACGAGGTATGTATTTGATTGTCCCACACCTGTCGTTATTACATGCTTCTTGATATATCACTATTGTTTTACTTAAGCAGTTATGTGCATTGCGAGTGAACCTTAGTTTCCCATTTGAGactcaatacaatgattaatatggacagtttgcattaatcaatgtattgaatttggaattatccgtttggacagtttagGAAGACTCATTTTTTATAGTTGATTCCTACGTATTGGTTAATTGTCTTTTGTTAAAGTTGATAAAATTTCGATGTACTTCATTTCAATTTGTTCTCCATGTCCATACTTGAATGTGGTGGATGATCAAATGCCACcactttcatgtcgtgtacttggagaccaatgcgcaatgctgccaaaatttcgttaaatttaacaaaagacAATTAACATATACATACCaatcaactataaaaaaaatgtcttcctgaatgggatagagccacacctttaatgaaaaaactGAGGTTTTCATGCATGTCAGATAACTTAAAGAAGTGTCACAGCAAATGGGAAACAtagatcgaagttggatgaaaatATCATGCATTACTGAAGAGTATGAGAATGGCGTTGAACAATTCCTGTAATTTACTAAACCTAATGCACCACCTTTGCGTGGAAAATTTTTCTGTGCATGTGTTAATTGTGCAAATGGGATACATCAATCATTAAATGACATAAGGTCACATCTTATATGTCACGGGATCATTCCTAATTACACAAAATGGATATGGCACGGGGAATTGCCAGATAGGCCAACATCCTCTCACACTGAGCCAATTAATGTAGACATGGGACATCATATAGAAGACATGATTCACGATCTTTGGCAACATGATTTTCACCAAGCACATGCACCTTtgtatgaaaaaatagaaaatgattcaaAGAGGGCTCTATATTTGGGGTGCACAGCTTTCACAAGGTTGTCAGCGGTGTTAGCTTTGGTCAACTGGCAcgatttgggtggagtgacaagagCTTCACtgaattgattatgttttgaaaAAGATGCTTCATGAATATAACATGTTGCCGAAGAATCACTACTAGGCAAAAAAGATTTTATGTCCAGTGGAAATGGAGTACTAAAAAATCCATGCATGCCCTAATGACTTCATATTGTACATAAATCTGTTTGCAAAAATGCATAAGTGATGGATTGTTGCGACATCCAGCTGATTCTCCGTAATGGAAGACAATCAATCGTTTGTATCCAGATTTTAGGGCCGAGGCAAGAAACCTAAGGCTTGGTCTTGCTTCTGACGGAAAGAATCCTTTTGGTAACCTAGCCAATAACCACAGTTCGTGGCCTGTTTTGTTGACGATTTACAACCTGCCTCCTTGGTTATGCATCAAGCAAAAGTACATAATGTTTTGTATGATGATAGCAGGTCCAAGGCAGCTAGGGaatgatattgatgtgtatCTCACTCctttgattgaagacttgagaaaATTATGGGAAGACGGGTATCTGCAGCAGACCTTCAGCAGACCAAGGAGGTAGTAGACCTTTAAGTTGCATGCAATGGTTTTctgtaccattaatgattttccagcatatgggaattttAGTGGGTATAGTGTCAAAGGACATCATGCATGTCCTATCTGTGAGAAAAATACAAGCTTCATCTAACTgaaacatggaaagaagacaGTATATACCAGGCACCAAAGATTTCTCAAACCTTATCACTCGTATCAGTGATTAAAGAAAGCTTTTAATAGGAGTCAGGAAAATGAAAGTGCACTAAAACCATTAGCTAGAAAAGAAGTTTATGATCGGGTCAACGACATCGTAATTATCTttaggaagacccaaaagaagccATCATATGAGCCaaacatatggaagaaaaggttaATActctttgatcttccatactaGTTTGATcttgatgttagacattgtatagatgtgatgcatgtggagaaaaatgtctATGATAGTTTAATTGACACTCTTCTTAACAATAAAGGCAAGACAATGGATGGTTTATAGTGTCGTCAAGACCTGGTTGAAATGGGTATACGAGAGCAGTTGCATCTGGTATCACATGATCGATGAGCATATCTACCACCAACATGTCATACAATGTCAACAACAtagaagagaagtttttgtcaATGTCTATGGAGTctaaaagtcccacaaggatactcttcaaatattaagagccttgtatccgtcaataatttgaaattggttggcttgaaatctcataattgtCATGTGTTAATGCAACAAATATTGCCCATAGCCATTCGTGATATCTTGCCTGACAAAGTTAGGGTAGCCATAACTCGTTTATGCtttgtttttaatgttatttgtaGCAAAGTTATTGACCCTCAACAATTGGATGATTTGGAGAATGTGACTTCCATTGTCCTTTGTCaaatggagatgtattttcctccatcAATTTTTGACATAATGGTTCTCTCGTGAGGGATATCCGATTGTGTGGTCCTATTTTTTTACAGTGGATGTATTCAGTTGAGCAGTACACGAAGGTTTTAAAGGGTTATACCAAGAATCAATAACACCTAGAAgcttctattgttgaaaggtacattgttGAAGAATGTATTGAGTTTTGCTCCCATTACATTGAAATAGTTAAATCTGTCGGGCTTCCTGAAACTTGTCATGACCGGACACGGGGATGTAAGGGTACACGAGGATACAATGTTGTTACAATGACTCGACAAAAGGTCTTACAAGTGCATCTATATGTATTAAAAAACATAACAGAGGTGTTTCCATACATAGAGactcacaaaaaaaatgttagtgttagtcacccaaaaatgaacatgatgagggTGTTGCAAGAGCACAATAAAACTCAATACATGTAGAACATTGGGGTTAGTGTTCATGCTAATTCAGATCACTTTTGTAGTGCATCAGGCAATAATCTGATTCGAGCTTCCGtgccttactttggagtcaTTCAACAAATTTGGGAACTTGATTACAATGAATTTAAAGTGCCTATATTTAAGTGTAAGTGGATCAATGCGAATATCGGTGTGCATCAAGATCAACTGGGATTTACTTTAGTTGACCTTAATAAGGTAGCTTACATGGACGAACCTTTCATTATGGCAGAACAAGccaaacaagtattttatgtcGAAGATCCATGTGGTTCAAGATTGTCAGTGGTTCTACAAGGAAGAGCAAGTGGTATCAGTCACCAAAATGACAATTCAACACTTGACATTTGTGAGACACATACTTTTTGCAAATGAATGTCT
Encoded proteins:
- the LOC114394992 gene encoding uncharacterized protein LOC114394992; the protein is MEVANFSNDEVSAPYNLDFSDSPIPHNYDEEELFGCQGHGGFLKTAAVAPIHLQKQAHLLNVNCPDDDTIGLGTPSVPPIIDSDFPLEKDSECSLGNEPTDPHGSWPSRQSLDYDGTKSETSIEQKPKPKTVAKPTVVELAQRLDKTFTDDREKQTPHLQYYNTRR